AAGAGGCAGGGGAGCAGGGGAGCAGGGGAGCAGAGGGCAGGGAGAAATAATTGTCTAATTACCAAAATCTAAAATCTAAAATTACTATGACCGGAAAGGAATTACGCCAACTGTTGATTGATAAATGGGGACAACCTTATGATGTCCAGTTTCGCCGCACCCAAGGCAAAATATTTCTGCAAATCATGTGGAAATACTTTGGACAAGCTTCTTTCCCCATGAGCGAAATAGATTATCAAGATCATCTGGACAGCATTGCCAATTATCTTAATGCTTTAGGCGGAATACAACAAGTACAAACTTTTATTCTAGAAACTAAAGAGCGTCCTCGTCTTGGTAAAGCAGTTAGCATACCTCTTGATTTGGGTGAACGCGCTTCAGAATGGATTGTTTAAAAATCAGGTAATAGGTAATGGGTGATGGGTAATAATTAATATATTCCTGACTCCTGACTCCTGACTCCTAACTCCTGATGCAGTTACCTTAAACTGAAGATATAAAAAAATTAACGGCAAAAAATAAGATATCTGTTACTATATACACTTATTGTACTAGGTTAACACGGTATTAATCAGGCTATGATTATGGGACGGTTTTAGAAGCCTGGAACGCTCCAGGTAAATTATGTTAATTTTTACGAGATGCTACGAGAACACAGTGCAGGGGACGTAAGCTGTGCGAATTCCGCTCGATTATTACCGAATTCTAGGATTACCGTTGGCGGCAAATGAGGAACAATTGCGACAGGCATACAGCGATCGCATTGTCCAATTGCCCCGACGGGAATATTCGACTACATCTATATCTTCTCGCAAGAAGCTGATTGAAGAAGCTTATATGGTTTTATTAAATACCGATGAGCGCAAAGCCTACGATCAGCTTTATCTGGCTCACGTTTATACTCCTAGCAAAACTGCTGACACAGGTTCACAGGAAAATCTAGTAGATACCAACTCCAAAGACCAAGATGCTCAAAGTCTCAGCATCGAAATCACCCCAGAGCGATTTATTGGTTCTTTGTTAATACTCCAAGAACTAGGAGAATATGAATTAGTATTAAAACTCGGTCGCCCGTACCTAGTTAATAAACCTAGTCCAATTAGTCTCAAAACAGGTCATCGTACTACCCAAGCAGAAACTCCTGAAAACCCAGACCTACCAGACATTATCCTCACCGTCTCCCTAGCTTGCCTAGAACTAGGACGGGAGGAATGGCAGCAAGGTCACTATGAAAATGCCGCCATATCTTTAGAAACTGGTGAGGAGTTATTAGCACGGGAAGGCTTATTTCCCAGCGTCCGCGCCGAAATGACCGCTGATCTTTACAAACTGCGTCCCTATCGCATCTTGGAACTATTAGCACTACCACAAACACAGATTCCCAAACGTCGGCAAGGATTAGAATTATTACAAAGTATCTTAGAAGATCGTGGCGGCATTGATGGCACGGGCAACGATCAATCAGGACTTAACATAGATGACTTTTTACGATTTATCCAACAAATTCGCCATTATTTAACAGTCTCAGAACAGCATAAACTCTTTGAATTAGAAAGTAAACGCCCCTCAGCCGTGGCTACATATTTAGCAGTATATTCCTTAATCGCCAGAGGTTTTGCCCAACGCCAACCAGCATTAATTCGTCAAGCCAAGCAACTATTAATGCAATTAGGCAAACGCCAAGACGTGCATTTAGAACAATCCCTTTGTGCTTTACTCATGGGACAAACGGAAGAAGCCACCCGCGTCTTAGAACTAAGTCAAGAATATGAAGCCTTAGCTTTTATTCGGGAAAAATCGCAAGACTCACCAGACCTATTACCCGGACTATGCTTATACAGTGAACAATGGTTACAGCAAGAAGTATTTCCCCACTTTCGAGATTTGGCAAAACAGCAAGCCTCTTTAAAAGATTACTTTGCCGATAGACAAGTACAAGCTTATCTAGAATCTTTACCCAACGATGCCCAAATTACCAATGAATGGGCAGTAATTAACCATCAATCCTTTCCCCAGCCAGATATTCATCATTCCCGTCACCATAATAATAACACCACACAAACACCACAACATCATCAACCAGTCAATCCTGAGTTACCAGAAACCCATCCTCGACCTCAACCTGAATCTTCCCAGGGTTCTATACCGAGGTGGAATCATCCATCAACAGATGGAAATGAGGGAAATCAAATATCACAAATACCCTTAACAGCAGCAAACCCAAACAGAAGAACACATCCAGTTAATGATCATCCGACGGCAGTAACAAACCAGCAGCCTCCCAAACGCAGAAGACGCAAACCCACTGCTAATACACTTCCCCAGCGATTCATCCAGTCTCAAGCTAATTTTCTCAGTAGTCTAGATCCAAAAACACGCTTAGTTTGGTTAGTTTTTTTCTCATTGGGAGGAGTATTAATTTTTTCGTTATTAGTATCAACAACTTTTGGCTTGGTCAAAAATATCTTCTTTCCCAGTCCATCATTAAAGGGAGAACAGTTAGCAATACAACTAAATCAACCACCCATCAACATTCCTGACCCCAACAGCGAACCTGAAGCCACCAATAATGAAGAACTGACCAAGGAGACAGCAAAGGAAGTAATTGAAACTTGGTTATCTGCCAAAACCTCAGCTTTGGGGCAAAATCATGACATTGATGGTTTAAAGGAAATTTTAACAGGTGCAGTTTTATCCCAATGGCAGTCAGTAGCCCAGCAAGAACAAGAAGATCAACGCCATCGCCAGTACAAGCATAATGTGGAAATAGTCACTGTCTCTAACAAGGGTACAGACAAAGATTATGTATCTGTAGATGCTCAAGTACAAGAAGTTACCAAGTTCTATCAAAATAGTCAGCAGCAAAAGTCTTCTAGTGAAAACTTGCGGGTTCGTTATGATTTGGTTCGCAAAGAAGGCAAATGGCTGATTCAGAAAATGTCAGTGATTCAGAATTTTTTGTAAGTTGGAGGCAAGAGGTAAGAGGTAAGAGGCAAGAGGGGAAAAATTTCTTTCTTCATCCTGACTCCTGACTGGGCGCGGGGCCCGCGCCCCTACCTCCTGACTCTTCCCTTAATGTTATGAAACTTTGACACTAATGCCCTGACTGAGATCGCTATATTAAGATTTCATGACATATTGATCCCCGCAGGGCTGATAACTACGTGAAATATAGTAAAACCTATCTTTAGACCCCTTGATCCCTAGATAGTTTTACTGGTTAATATTTACTTAACAACTCTTTGCAATCCTCAATAAATGCAAAACAACGGCATAACCAGGAATTTCGATGAGTTGGTATCTTAATAAAAAACAAACAGTAAACAAATTTAAAACTGGGGCAAAACCGGGAGTCAGGAATAAAAAAATCTGGGTAGATGATATTTCATCAAAACTTTTTTAACCCGGAAACAATAATTTACCTTTCAAACTACTGGAGTCCAAATAAATGGCAAAGGAACGCCCACCGCTAGAAGAGATGACCTTACGGCAATTACGCAAAGTTGCCAGTGAATATTGTATATCTCGTTATAGCAGAATGCGGAAATCGCAGTTATTAGCATCAATTGAAGACGTTCAGCATAGTAAATTCTCGCTCAGTTCATCCCCTAATCTGGAGGCACAAGAAACCGTGGAAGCAGCAAAATTTGAGTTAGGTCAAGAAGATCGGACTGGTGGTTCTCTCGCTGATGTTGATGAAGCACTAGCAGATTTACCAGCTGGTTATGGTGACAGTCGGATTGTTCTGTTACCTCGTGATCCTCAATGGGCTTACACTTACTGGGATATTCCTAACGACCATAAAGAAGCACTGCGTCGTCAAGGTGGACAAACCCTAGCTTTGCGGATTTATGATGTCACTGATGTTGATCTAGATTATCAAAGTCCCCACAGTATTCAAGAATACCCTGCTGATGAACTAGCGAGAGAATGGTATTTGCCAATTCCCGTGAGCGATCGCGATTATGTGATAGATGTCGGTTATCGCACCGCTGATGGTGGTTGGTTGGTATTAGCGCGTTCCGCGAGAGTGCATATTCCCCCCGTCTATCCTGCTGACTGGATTGAAGATGTCTTCATCACCGTAGACTTTGAAGAAGACCTACGTGGTAAGACCTTCTACGAACTAGTTCCCCCATCCAAGAAATTACCAACTGCTACTGCTACTGCTGCTGCGGGTGGTGGAAATCCCATTTACGAACAAATCTTTGGTCTAGCAGAATCCGCTGAAGCTCAACGGGTTGCAGGTTCTATATTCGGTTCTATGCAGCACGTCCCCGGTTCTGCTGCTCCCGAACAAGCTCTCAGTTCCTACGTTTTCCCATCTGGTGTAGGTATGTGGGCTATTCCTACCGTATCTGGTTTAACTATGTCCGGTGTGGGAATGTCCGGTTTCTCCGCTTCTGCTGTTCCTGCGCGTCCTCGCAAATTCTGGTTAGTTGCTGATGCTGAATTGATTGTCTACGGTGCAACCGAACCTGATGCAACTGTAACCATTGGTGGTCGTCCCATTAAACTTAATTCCGATGGTACATTCCGCTTCCAAATGTCTTTCCAAGATGGTTTAATTGACTACCCAATTTTAGCTGTTGCGGCTGATGGTGAACAAACCCGTTCTATTCACATGAAGTTTGAGCGCGAAACACCTTCTCGTAATACTAATACTAAAGATGAAGCTGTTTTGGAATGGATGGTATAAGTTCTGTATTTGAAGATTAACCATAACTGCAATTAATAACTTTACCCGTTATAGGATGCCTGTAGCGGGTTTTTTATGGAAAGAAAATCAACAATGTCTGATAGCGTAACGTGGCGCCAGCCATATCAGGATACCCAGGATTACGGGATTTTCAGGATGTTGTTGTTTATTTGATGTGGGGATTTTGAGGATTTT
The DNA window shown above is from Anabaena sp. WA102 and carries:
- a CDS encoding DUF3067 family protein, which translates into the protein MTGKELRQLLIDKWGQPYDVQFRRTQGKIFLQIMWKYFGQASFPMSEIDYQDHLDSIANYLNALGGIQQVQTFILETKERPRLGKAVSIPLDLGERASEWIV
- a CDS encoding DUF4912 domain-containing protein, translated to MAKERPPLEEMTLRQLRKVASEYCISRYSRMRKSQLLASIEDVQHSKFSLSSSPNLEAQETVEAAKFELGQEDRTGGSLADVDEALADLPAGYGDSRIVLLPRDPQWAYTYWDIPNDHKEALRRQGGQTLALRIYDVTDVDLDYQSPHSIQEYPADELAREWYLPIPVSDRDYVIDVGYRTADGGWLVLARSARVHIPPVYPADWIEDVFITVDFEEDLRGKTFYELVPPSKKLPTATATAAAGGGNPIYEQIFGLAESAEAQRVAGSIFGSMQHVPGSAAPEQALSSYVFPSGVGMWAIPTVSGLTMSGVGMSGFSASAVPARPRKFWLVADAELIVYGATEPDATVTIGGRPIKLNSDGTFRFQMSFQDGLIDYPILAVAADGEQTRSIHMKFERETPSRNTNTKDEAVLEWMV
- a CDS encoding IMS domain-containing protein, which codes for MRIPLDYYRILGLPLAANEEQLRQAYSDRIVQLPRREYSTTSISSRKKLIEEAYMVLLNTDERKAYDQLYLAHVYTPSKTADTGSQENLVDTNSKDQDAQSLSIEITPERFIGSLLILQELGEYELVLKLGRPYLVNKPSPISLKTGHRTTQAETPENPDLPDIILTVSLACLELGREEWQQGHYENAAISLETGEELLAREGLFPSVRAEMTADLYKLRPYRILELLALPQTQIPKRRQGLELLQSILEDRGGIDGTGNDQSGLNIDDFLRFIQQIRHYLTVSEQHKLFELESKRPSAVATYLAVYSLIARGFAQRQPALIRQAKQLLMQLGKRQDVHLEQSLCALLMGQTEEATRVLELSQEYEALAFIREKSQDSPDLLPGLCLYSEQWLQQEVFPHFRDLAKQQASLKDYFADRQVQAYLESLPNDAQITNEWAVINHQSFPQPDIHHSRHHNNNTTQTPQHHQPVNPELPETHPRPQPESSQGSIPRWNHPSTDGNEGNQISQIPLTAANPNRRTHPVNDHPTAVTNQQPPKRRRRKPTANTLPQRFIQSQANFLSSLDPKTRLVWLVFFSLGGVLIFSLLVSTTFGLVKNIFFPSPSLKGEQLAIQLNQPPINIPDPNSEPEATNNEELTKETAKEVIETWLSAKTSALGQNHDIDGLKEILTGAVLSQWQSVAQQEQEDQRHRQYKHNVEIVTVSNKGTDKDYVSVDAQVQEVTKFYQNSQQQKSSSENLRVRYDLVRKEGKWLIQKMSVIQNFL